Below is a genomic region from Aquamicrobium sp..
GAAGATCGTGCTGAGGAAGGACGCGCCGGTGCAGGCGACGGTGCGCGAGGCGATCTATCGCGGCGCGCAGACGCATCTCTACGCCGAGGTCGCCGGCGTGCCGCTCAACGCCATCGTCGCCAACTCCCGGTCCGAGCCGCTGTCGCTCGAGCCCGCCGCCACGGTCGGGCTGGACTGGGAGGATTCCAGCTTCGTGGCGCTGGACTGAGCCGATGCGGCACGTCGTTTCCCCGCGCGCGCTCGCCCTGGCAGTGGTCATCCCGCCGCTGGTCATCCTCGTCCTGTTCTTCGTGGTCCCGCTCGCCTACCTGCTGTTCATCAGCTTCATGACCAACTCGTCGACGGACCTGTTCGACCTGACGCCGACGCTCGCCAACTACACCGAGCTGTTCACCGATTCCTTCTACCTGCTCATCATCCAGCGCACGCTATTGTCGACGGCCGCGGTGCTGGCGCTGTGCTTCCTGCTCGGCTACCCCGTCGCCTTCTACCTGTCGCGCATCCCGGCCCGCCGCCGCCTGCTGATGCTGATGGTGCTGATGGTGCCGCTGATGATCTCCAACGTCGTGCGCGCCTATGGCTGGATGGCGATCCTCAGCCGGCAGGGGCTTGTCAGCACCTCGCTGGTCAAGGCCGGCGTCATCGAGCGGCCGATGCAGTTCCTCTACTCGTTCGAGGCGATCACGCTCGGCCTCCTGACCATCCTCCTGCCGTTCATGATCATCTCGCTGACCAATTCGCTGACCACCATCGACAAGAGCTATGTCGAGGCCTCCGAATCGCTGGGCGCGGGGCCGTGGCGCACCTTCTTCAAGGTGACGCTGCCACTGTCGGCCCCCGGCATCGCCTCCGGCCTGATGCTCGTCACCTTCCTGACGCTGAGCGCCTATGTCGCCATCGCCCTTCTCGGCGGCCCGCGCTACAAGCTGCTGGTCAGCCTCGTCTTCGACAGCGTCACCACCTTCCGGTGGCCCCGCGCGGCCGCGCTCTCCTTCGCCCTGCTGTTCATCGCCCTCGTCATCGCGGCGCTGATCCAGATCGTCGTGCGGCCGCAGAGAGTGCAAGGAAAAGGCTGATGAGCATCGGTTCGCTTCTGCTGCGTTTCGTCGTCCTGATCGCGATGATCCTGATCCTCGCGCCGATCGTCATCGTGCTCGTCGTCGCCTTCAGCGCCGGCGAGAGCCTGTCCTTCCCGCCGCAGGGCTTCTCGCTGCGCTGGTTCGTCGCCTTCTTCCAGATCTCGGAGATGCGCAACGCCTTCATCCTGTCGATCGGGCTCGCCCTCGTCTCGGCCTGCGCCTCGACGCTGCTCGGGCTGATGGGCGGGGTCTATGTCACGCGCCACCGCAACCGCTTCGCCACGCTGCTGGAAACGCTGATCATCGCGCCGCTGGTGTTCCCGGCGATCATCCTCGGCCTCGCGCTGCTGCTGCTGTTCCGCTCGGTCAACATGGGCATCCTGCCGGGCCTGTTCATCGCTCATGTCGTCATCTGCCTGCCCTACGCGTTCCGGGCGATCACGACCTCGCTGCACAGCTTCGACACCACCTACGAGGAGGCGGGGCAGAGCCTCGGCGCGGGGCCGATCCGCTCCTTCATCCAGATCACCCTGCCGATCATCTGGCCGGGCGTGCTGTCGGGCTGGCTGTTCGCCTTCATCGTCTCGTTCGGCGAGCTCAACACCGCGCTGTTCCTCACCGGGCCGGGCGTGGTGACGCTGCCGATCGAGATGTTCAGCTATCTCCAGTTCCAGGGCAACCAGCTCGTCGTCGCCGCGGCGTCCGCCCTTCAAGTCTTCATCATCGTGCTGGCGCTGCTGCTCGTCGAGCGGTTCGTCGGCGCCAGGCAGCTCGTCCAGAGGTAGCGCATCATGGCACCCTTCACCACGCGGCCGGAGCTCGCCGGCACCTTCGGCGCGGTCAGCTCCACCCACTGGCTGGGCACCGCGGCCGGCATGTCGGTGCTGGAGCGCGGCGGCAACGCCTTCGACGCGGCCGCCGCCTGCGGCTTCGTGCTCCAGATCGTCGAGCCGCACCTGAACGGCCCCGGCGGCGAGGTGCCGATCATCGTCAAGAGCGCGGCGGCGGACGAGCCGGTCGTCATCTGCGGGCAGGGCGTGTCGCCGGCGCTCGCCACGGTCGAACGGATGCGCTCGCTCGGCCTCGACATGGTGCCCGGCACCGGCCTGCTGCCGGCGACGGTTCCCGGCGCCTTCGACGCCTGGATGCTGCTGCTGCGCGACTACGGCACCATGACGGTCGAGGAGGTGCTGGGCTACGCCATCGCCTATGCCGAGAACGGCTTTCCGCTGATGGAGCGCGCGGTGCAGTCCATCGTCCCGGTCGCCGACCTCTTCCGCGACGAGTGGCCGACATCGGCGGCGGTGTGGCTGCCGGGCGGGCGCGTGCCGCGCCCCGGGCGCCTGTTCACGATACCCGCCACCGCCGCGACCTATCGCCGGCTCGTCGCCGAGGCGAAGGCCGCGAGCAGTGACCGCGT
It encodes:
- a CDS encoding ABC transporter permease, with translation MRHVVSPRALALAVVIPPLVILVLFFVVPLAYLLFISFMTNSSTDLFDLTPTLANYTELFTDSFYLLIIQRTLLSTAAVLALCFLLGYPVAFYLSRIPARRRLLMLMVLMVPLMISNVVRAYGWMAILSRQGLVSTSLVKAGVIERPMQFLYSFEAITLGLLTILLPFMIISLTNSLTTIDKSYVEASESLGAGPWRTFFKVTLPLSAPGIASGLMLVTFLTLSAYVAIALLGGPRYKLLVSLVFDSVTTFRWPRAAALSFALLFIALVIAALIQIVVRPQRVQGKG
- a CDS encoding ABC transporter permease gives rise to the protein MSIGSLLLRFVVLIAMILILAPIVIVLVVAFSAGESLSFPPQGFSLRWFVAFFQISEMRNAFILSIGLALVSACASTLLGLMGGVYVTRHRNRFATLLETLIIAPLVFPAIILGLALLLLFRSVNMGILPGLFIAHVVICLPYAFRAITTSLHSFDTTYEEAGQSLGAGPIRSFIQITLPIIWPGVLSGWLFAFIVSFGELNTALFLTGPGVVTLPIEMFSYLQFQGNQLVVAAASALQVFIIVLALLLVERFVGARQLVQR